Proteins encoded in a region of the Clostridium beijerinckii genome:
- a CDS encoding response regulator transcription factor, producing MDNIIKVMIIDDEHLIRDLIKNCIDWNEIGMEIVAEASNAVEGLNLINKEKPDIILTDINMPVTDGLDMSKSILERYPDIKVIVITGYNEFEYAKRSIKIGVNDFILKPIDEDELRNSVLKLKDEIQDEYLKKKEYKDIKEKMVVYNNIINLNDTNETENKNLSIEQIKKFIVKNISNRDLSLKLVAEYFYVNPSYLSRIFKEKTDETFSEYIVNTKVKIVTEMLKNPNAKAYEISKKIGIDDPNYFSNWFKKCTGLSIKEYKKQKS from the coding sequence ATGGATAACATTATAAAAGTTATGATAATTGATGATGAACATCTTATAAGGGATCTAATAAAAAATTGCATTGATTGGAATGAAATTGGCATGGAGATAGTAGCTGAAGCTTCTAATGCAGTTGAGGGATTGAATCTAATAAATAAAGAAAAGCCAGATATTATTTTAACAGATATAAATATGCCTGTAACAGATGGATTGGATATGAGCAAAAGCATATTAGAAAGATATCCAGATATAAAAGTCATTGTAATTACAGGTTACAATGAATTTGAATATGCTAAAAGAAGTATAAAGATTGGTGTGAATGATTTTATTCTTAAGCCTATAGATGAAGATGAATTAAGAAATTCAGTTTTAAAGCTAAAAGATGAGATTCAAGATGAATATCTAAAGAAAAAAGAATATAAGGATATTAAAGAAAAAATGGTTGTGTACAACAATATAATAAATTTAAATGATACTAATGAAACTGAGAATAAAAATTTAAGTATAGAACAAATTAAAAAATTTATAGTGAAAAATATATCTAATCGAGATTTATCTTTAAAACTGGTAGCTGAATATTTTTATGTTAATCCAAGTTACCTAAGCAGAATTTTTAAGGAAAAAACTGATGAGACTTTTTCGGAATATATTGTAAATACTAAAGTGAAAATAGTTACTGAAATGCTCAAAAACCCAAATGCGAAGGCTTATGAAATTTCAAAAAAGATTGGTATTGATGATCCTAACTATTTTAGCAATTGGTTTAAAAAGTGTACTGGTCTATCAATTAAAGAATATAAAAAACAAAAATCATGA